In Roseicyclus marinus, the genomic window CGCTCAACCGTTCGGCCAGCACCGATCCGGCCGATCCCGCCCCGATTATGATGTAATCCCAGATGTCCAATCGCTCCTCCGACGCGCGGAAAATCGCAGGCTTGATGCCATCGGACAAACAATGGAAAACGGGGGAAAGGCCTAAATGGAATGGGGTCATTCATGCGACATCTCCCGCCCCCTGCCTGGCTGCGCAGTTTCGAGGCCGCAGCGCGTCTTGGCGGCTTCACCGCGGCCGCCGCCGAACTGGGCCTGACGCCCGCCGCCGTCAGCCAGCAGATCCGCAGCCTCGAGGCGCGGCTGGGCTATCCCTTGTTCCACCGCCTGCCGCGCGGCGTGGCGCTGACCGAACTGGGCCAATCCTATCTGCCCGCTGTCCGCCGCGCCTTCGAGGATCTGGCGAGCGCCACGGCGGGGCTTTTCGGTGTCGCCCAGGGCCGCCCCCTGGTGGTGCGCGCCCCGCCCAGTTTCGCGGTGCTCTGCCTTGCGCCGCGCATTTCCGCCTTTCGCGCGCTGCATCCGGGCATTCCCCTCAGGCTGTGCTCGTCGACATGGGCCGACACGGCGCCCGAGGATCGGGTCGATGTCGATATCCGCTACGGCGATGGGCGCTGGCCGGTCGAGGATGTCCGCCCGCTGACGGAACCGGGGTCGGTCGTCGTCGCCCCGCCGGGGATCGATTTCGGGCCTGACCCGCTCGCCGTGCTGGCCCCGATGCTGGGGCAGGGGGCGATCCACATCATCGGGTGCGACAGTTTCTGGGAAGGCTTTGCGCGGCTTCACGGTATCCCCGAAACCTCCGTCGGTCGCGCCGTCGCGGTCGACAGTTCCCATGCCGCGCTCGAAATGGTCGCCGCAGGTCTTGGTGTCGCGCTGATGGCCCGCGATCTGGCACGGCCCTTTCTGGCGCAGGGGCGGATCAGCGTCGAACCCCGCCTGACGCTGCCGCATGATCAGGCGCATTTCGTCCTTGTCCCCAAAACCACCGATCCCCGCCCCGAGGCGCGGCTTTTCGCCGATTGGCTCGTGGCCGAGATGGCGGCCCTTGGCCCGCTCGTGTCCGGGCCCGTTCCGTCCACGCGGGGCTCCATCTGAAGGCGAGTGCGAAATTACTCGATCCCGTCAGGATTGCATGATCCCTCAAGGGCTTGGCGCATGGCGTCCGAGCCTTTAGAAGGGCCGGACAACAAACCTTTCAGGGAGGTAAAATCATGTCGTTCTTCAAGGCTCTCGCAGCCGGTGCACTGGTCGCCGTCGCAACCCCCGCCTTCGCACAGGAACAGCTGTCCATCGCCACCGGCGGCACCGGCGGCGTCTATTACCCGATGGGCGGCGGTCTGGCCGAGATCATCAACGCACAGGTCGAGGGCTATTCGGCCACCGCCGAGGTCACCGGCGCATCCGTCGAGAACATGGGCCTGATCGCCACCGGCGACGCCGATCTCGCCATCGCGCTGGCCGATACGGTTGCACAGGCCTATGCCGGCACCGGCCGGTTCGAAGGCCAGCAGCTGCCCATGGTGCGCGGCCTCGCCTCGCTCTATGCCAACATGGTCCAGATCGTGACGCTGGACGGCTCGGGCATCACCTCGCTCGACGATCTGCGCGGCAAGCGCGTGTCGATCGGCGCGCCGGGTTCGGGCACCGAGGTCAATGCCGCAGCCATCCTGTCGGCCAACGGCATCAGCTATGACGATATCGAAGAACAGCGCCTGAACTTCAACGAAACCGCCGACGCGCTGGCCAATGGTGACATCGACGCGGGCTTCTGGT contains:
- a CDS encoding LysR substrate-binding domain-containing protein, which gives rise to MRHLPPPAWLRSFEAAARLGGFTAAAAELGLTPAAVSQQIRSLEARLGYPLFHRLPRGVALTELGQSYLPAVRRAFEDLASATAGLFGVAQGRPLVVRAPPSFAVLCLAPRISAFRALHPGIPLRLCSSTWADTAPEDRVDVDIRYGDGRWPVEDVRPLTEPGSVVVAPPGIDFGPDPLAVLAPMLGQGAIHIIGCDSFWEGFARLHGIPETSVGRAVAVDSSHAALEMVAAGLGVALMARDLARPFLAQGRISVEPRLTLPHDQAHFVLVPKTTDPRPEARLFADWLVAEMAALGPLVSGPVPSTRGSI
- a CDS encoding TAXI family TRAP transporter solute-binding subunit, with amino-acid sequence MSFFKALAAGALVAVATPAFAQEQLSIATGGTGGVYYPMGGGLAEIINAQVEGYSATAEVTGASVENMGLIATGDADLAIALADTVAQAYAGTGRFEGQQLPMVRGLASLYANMVQIVTLDGSGITSLDDLRGKRVSIGAPGSGTEVNAAAILSANGISYDDIEEQRLNFNETADALANGDIDAGFWSVGAPTSSILNLSTTNNIVILELTDAQLEAARAADATFAVTTLAGGTYTGVDSDITVLGIPNVLVVSEEMSDDLAYAITRAMFENIADLQAVHPAANETTVEFTIAATPVPLHPGAIRYYEEIGTMIPDALRP